A region of the Dyadobacter sp. CECT 9275 genome:
CCGTGCTTATCGTTTTAAGATACCGGCCAAAGCAACAGATGCCCCGTTTGCCACCCCCAGAAGCCTGGGGATTCTTACCAGCAAATGATGCGCATACTTTAATTCTTTAGTTTCTCCGGCGCTAAAATCGGCCACAAACATAACACGATGGAGCAGCTTTCGGCTCAAAATTTAAAAGGGACCTGGTGTACAATGCTTTTGCCCGTCAGGGCAGATAACGGTATTGACTATCAGTTACTGGAAGACGAGCTGGACATACTCTGCAGTGCCGGTATCAGCGGAATTTATTCAAATGGTACTGCGGGCGAGTTTTTCAACCAGACCGAATCAGAATTTGACTCCATCAATCAGTTATTGGCACAAAAATGCAGTCAGTCTGGTATTCCCTTTCAGATTGGTGCAAGTCACATGAGCCCGCTCATTTCTCTGGAAAGGATCCGGCGGTCACGGTCTTTAAAACCAGGAGCTTTTCAGGTAATCATGCCCGACTGGGTAGCGCCCAACCCTGATGAGCAAGTAAACTTTCTGAAAGTGATTGCCGAAGAGGCCTTCCCAATCCCATTGGTTTTATATCATGTGGGCCATACCAAAACGGTTTTGAAACCAGCCGACTTTGGCCGGCTGGCGCTGGAAATCCCCTCCCTGATCGGCATAAAAGTAGGTGCCGGTGGGGCTGAATGGTATACCGCAATGCTGAAGGAAAATCCGCCGCTTTCCGTTTTTGTTCCCGGCCACAAACTCGCCACCGGTGTGAAAGAAGGCGTGGCCTCAGGAGCTTATTCCAATATGGCCTGTATCCATCCGCAGGCAGCGCAGCAATGGTATCTGCTAATGCAGGAAGATTTGCCCGCGGCACTGGAGATGGAACAGCGGATTACACAATTTTTCGATCAGTGTATTTTACCACTGCATTTTAAAGGTTATTCTGACATGGCGCTGGACAAATTCCTGGCGGCAATAGGAGGCTGGACCGCCGTTGGCACACGTGTAAGGTGGCCCTACCAGTCAATTGACCAACAAGAGGTATCGGCAGTCCGAAAAATTGGCAGAAAGTTGATACCCGAATTTTTCCTTGTCTGAACTTCACATACTTCAATACCACAGCAACCATTTTACCAAACCCCATTATAATGAGATTGAATAAGATATCAGGACTTTTTTTAGTTTTCACCCTGGTGATGATCTACGCTCCGGGTATCCAGGCCCGCTCCTTTTCTCTTCCCGGAGCTGCCCTACTTGCGGCTGACAGTATTCCTGGAGTGCGTAAAATCGAAGATGTGATCATTTATCAGAATCCGGATTTTCACGCTGCTTTTCCATCAGTCATCAAAAAGAAAAACGGTGAGATACTGCTTGCTTTCCGCCGGGCCCCCAATCGGAAAATTTTCAGTGAAAAGGGCACCAATCATGTCGACCCGAACAGTTATCTCGTAGCGGTGAAATCGAAAGACGGCAAAACCTGGACCCCTGAACCAGAATTGATCTATGCACATACTTTTGGAGGTTCTCAGGACCCCTGTCTGCTTCAGTTGAAAGACGGTACCCTGTTGTGC
Encoded here:
- a CDS encoding dihydrodipicolinate synthase family protein, which produces MEQLSAQNLKGTWCTMLLPVRADNGIDYQLLEDELDILCSAGISGIYSNGTAGEFFNQTESEFDSINQLLAQKCSQSGIPFQIGASHMSPLISLERIRRSRSLKPGAFQVIMPDWVAPNPDEQVNFLKVIAEEAFPIPLVLYHVGHTKTVLKPADFGRLALEIPSLIGIKVGAGGAEWYTAMLKENPPLSVFVPGHKLATGVKEGVASGAYSNMACIHPQAAQQWYLLMQEDLPAALEMEQRITQFFDQCILPLHFKGYSDMALDKFLAAIGGWTAVGTRVRWPYQSIDQQEVSAVRKIGRKLIPEFFLV